CGCCGTATGTTTCGAATCCTTCAGTGATGATTAAAAGATTTTTGCATTTTTCATAGAGTGATTTATCGTTCATTGCAAGAAATCCGCCGATGTTTGCAAAGGCATCTTTCTTAGCGCTCATCGTACAGCCGTCAGCATAAGAGAAAGTTTCTTCAACTATTTCTTCAATTGATTTATCTTTATATCCTTCTTCTCTCTGCTGGATAAAATATGCATTCTCTGCAAATCTGCATGCATCCAAGAAGAATGGGATATTGTGCTTCACACAAATTTTCTTCGTCTCTCTGATATTTTCCATCGATACGGGCTGTCCGCCATTGGTATTATCCGTAATAGTTATCATCACCATCGGAATATTTTCAGCGCCGACTTCAGTAATCTTCTCTTCCAACTTTTTTAAATCAATATTGCCTTTGAATGGATGAATCAACGAAGGATGTTTTCCCTCTTCAATATTTAAATCAATTGCTTCACCGAGATTAAATTCAATGTTTGCTCTTGTCGTATCGAAGTGATTATTGTTCAGTATATATTTTTTCTTTGAGTGGTCATCGAGCAATATGGAAAACAAAATTCTCTCCGCAGCTCTTCCCTGGTGAACAGGAATTACGTAGTCGAACCCGAAGATTTTCTTAACAGTATCTTTGAATCTGTAATAACTTTTTGAGCCTGCGTATGATTCATCGCCGTCCATTATTCCTGCCCACTGAAGCGAGCTCATTGCTGAGGTTCCGCTATCGGTAAGCAAATCTATAATTACATCATCGGCTTTTATTAGAAATGGATTGAAGTACGCTTCTTTTAAAATAACTTCGCGTTCTTCTTTTGTAGTAAAATGGATTTTTTCTACGGATTTTATTTTGAATGGTTCAATTATGGTTTTCATTATTTCGAATTATTTATATTCAAAAATAATGAAATTACCGCAGGTGAAATATGATTTAGCTCATAATTAGTTGCCGGTTTTCAGTTAATAGTTGCCGGTAAAAAAGCAACTGAACTCTTATGTTTCTGACAACTAATAACTGACAACTAATAACTACGCAACATCTTCATCATCTTTTTGCTCTTCATCAAAATCAATGCTTCCACTAATTAATTTTAACGGATCTTCAGATGGCAGCTCATGCACATCTCTGAGCTTTCTTTCAATCGAACGCGAGCGGGTTCCAACTCTGTCCAGTTCATTTGTTGCTTCAGTAAGCTTCTTCTTTGTCTTCTCAATTAACGTTGCATAGGTACCGAATTCGGTTTTTACTGAGCTGAGCAAGTCCCAGACTTCGCTTGAACGTTTACCGATTGCAAGTGTCTTGAATCCCATTTGCAGACTGTTCAATAAAGCAGAAATCGTAGTAGGACCCGTAATAGTGATTTTACACTCTCGCTGGATTTGTTCAAACAGTCCCGGGATTCTCAAAACCTCAGCGTATAAACTTTCAAATGGCAGGAACATAATTCCGAAGTCAGTCGTATTCGGCGGATCAATATATTTATCGTTTATATACTTTGCATTCTTCTTTACATTGGAAGCCAGATCTTTCTGAGCTGCTTCAATAGCTGTGATATCACCTGAATCATAAGCTGTATTAAGTGCCTGATAAACTTCTGTTGGGAATTTTGCATCTATCGGCAGCCATAGCACACCTGAGTTATTGTCTTTGCCAGGCATTTTAATTGCAAACTCAACGCTGTCATTGCTACCGGTTTTTGTCTTAACATTTTTTCCGTACTGGTCAGGAGTTAATAACTGTTCAAGGATATTTTCAAGCTGATACTCACCAAAGACTCCACGCGTTTTTACATTGGATAAAACTTTTTTCAAGTCCCCTACTCCGGTTGCAAGATTTCTCATTTCACCGAGTCCCGAATGTACAAGCTCAAGTCTCTCACTTACAATTTTGAATGATTCACCCAGACGTTTTTCCAATGTGGATTGTAATTTTTCATCGACAGTAACTCTCATTCTTTCAAGCTGGGATGCGTTATCTTCCTGTATTGATTTCAGTTTTCCTTCAACTGTCTCTCGCATTTTTTCAAGTCGCTTCTCAGTCGTTTCCGATAATTGCTTTTGCTGTAAAGTCAGCTCTTCAAATTTCTCTCGTATGTTTTTACTGAAGACATCGAATGAGTTTGACTGCGAATTTGTTATTTCCCTCATGCTTGATATTGTCGTATCTGAGAAATTCTTGAACGATACATTTAACTCATCTCTTACCGCTCTTTGCTGTGATGTTAATTCTTCAAATTTCTCTCTTAGATTTTTGCTGAACACATCAAAAGAGTTTGCCTGAGAGTTTGTTATTTCTCTCATGCTGGAAATAGTAGTGTCTGAAAAATTCTTGAATGATGTGTTTAGTTCGTCTCTTGTTTCCTTCGATGACCTGTTAAACTCTTCCCTGTTCCTGCTGATTTCTTCTTTTACCGAGCCTTCTATTCTGCTTACATTTTCATTCATGTAGCTCAGTGTATTTTTCATTTCTGCATCGTTACCTGAATCTCCCTTAGAAGATTTCATTAAACTTACAATCTGCAATACTATTACAATTGCTATCAGTATTATTAAGACTATTTCCATCTGTGTGATTATGTTTCTGAAGTGAATTGATACTATACTAAATTAAGGTAATTTAGATTTGAGATTAAAGTCCATTAATTAATTTAATACAAAAAGCCCTGAAAGTTTACACCTTCAGGGCTTTCTAAAAATCTTGAATATTTAAAAATTATTTTGTGGTTGAGTATCTTACTTTTGCAAGACCGACCATAGAAAGAGTTTTAATATAAACCCAGCCCATATCAAACTCATACCATTTTCTTGAAAACTTAGGTGATGCAGGATTTGCATGGTGATTATTATGAAGTTCCTCACCTGCAATTAAAATCCCGACCGGGATAATGTTTGTTGAATGATCGTCAACTTCAGTGTTTCTGTATCCAAGCGAGTGGCCGATTCCGTTAACAACGTGACCAATAAAAATCATCCATAATACCTGACCGAGCCAAACTGCCGGTCCCCAGATAAATCCGAACAATAAGATATTTATACCCATTAAGATATAAATTCCCCATGAGCGGTATTTCATATAAACATTGTTTTCGAGCCAGTCATCGGGACAACCTTTTCCGAATTTTTCAACCATTTCTTTATCAGCAACGGCTTTTCTGTAATGGAATACTCCGCCAAATAATACTGACCAGAATCCTTTTTGTACAGGTGAATGCGGATCTTCAGGTTCATCAGGGAATGCATGATGTTTTCTGTGACAGGCAACCCATTCTTTGGTGCTCATGCCCGTTGCGAGCCAAAGCCAGGTTCTCATTAAGAAACTTATCGGAGCGGCGAAAACAACTCCTTTATGTGTAATAGAACGGTGTAAATAAAGTGATGACGATATACTGGTAAAGTGCCCTGTTATCAGTACAAACGCTAGTGGAATCCAGAAAGATTCCGGAACGAAATTAAATATCATTAAATAGGTTTTTGCTATCTTTTTAATTCAAAATCTCTAAACAGCAAAAACATTATTAGAAACCGTAAATAAAATAGATATGATGTTAAAAAGTAATAGTTAATAAGATACAAATTTTATCGGGAGGGAAAAATGCACTAAACTGTGCGATGAATGCCTCTTAGGCTCTAACAAAGTAAAAGTCGTAAACGTTCTTTATATAATCATTAAAATACTTTTCGCGGAAAAATGAATTACGGAACTCTTCATACATCTCTTTTATAACTCCGTAAAACTCTTCTACTTTACCATTTGTATATGATACGAGCAGTAGCTCTTCTTTTTCATCATATAAAATGTCAGCAATTGATGCCGATAATACGGCACCGGGATTATCCTTTAACATTGTTCTGGGGATTGACTTGAAAATGTTTGGTATGGGTAAAATTACACAGAAATTCTCAATCTGTCAATTCAAGGAATAGTAAATTTAATGTAAACTCATTTCCCTTTCGGAATATTGCCCCATTCCGGGACTCAAACGCCATTCCGGCATTACTGCTTTTTTTCCAAAAGCTCCATCTCTTTGCGAGATTTGTATCCGCATTTCACGAATAACGCCCGAAAGAACAAAACTATATTAATATTTATATTACAATGTTAAGGCAATATTATTTTATCAGCATCATTTTCTTTACTGAAATATAAATCGTGCCGTTTTCTGTTACTGCTTTGATTGAATAAAAATATAGTCCACTTGAAAGCCCGTTGGCTATAAATGGATACGAATAATACCCTGCTTGTTTGTTTTCATTCAATACTTCAGCAACTTGCTTTCCGGAGATATCATAAATTTTTATAGATACATTTGCATTCTCAGGCAAATCAAAATCTATCTTTGTAGTTGGATTAAAAGGATTAGGATAGTTTTGCCAAAGCACAAATTTATCAGGAGTTCCTGATGGCACAATTTTAAAAATAGAAGCCGAGGAAATTTGTCCGTCAGGATTTGTAACTGTAACAAGTCTTGTAGAATTTCTGACAGCACCTTCAGTATTCACATTTAAATTTATTGTTGTATCGTTAATGTATGAAACAGAATTTACAATTACTCCGTCGATTGCAACTTTTAAATGATTAGTAAATCCTGAACCCGGGTCAAAAAATCCCGAACCGTTAATTGACTTACCTATAAGATTTACCGAAATATTTGAACCGATTGAAACATTTGGTGGACTAATTTCATAAGGCGTTGCAGGAGGCGGAGCTTTAAGCTCGGCAACATAAACTCCGTAATTGTTTTCTCCGTTGCACCATTGGTGAATTGCCCAGAAAGTCATGTCATCATTCGGGTCAACTCTTATGCATGAGTAATCTCCCCATCTTCTGCTTCCGGCAGTACCGGGATCTGCAGGTGGATTATATGCAAAGCTTGTATTATTTGTTATTGTAAATGGTGTCTGCATTGTGCCTAAAGCATCTGATGAAAGTCTTCCGACACTTCCCATATTTATTCTGGTGTTTGCGCCGGCAATACAATAAACCATGGCTGAATGTCCTTGTCCTGATGTTGCAATAGTCGGTAACCAGTAATTAGCTGCGTTAGTAGAATTATCAAATACAGTCCCTGATTGTATCAAAGCAGGAGTTGAGTTTAGATTGCTAACCTGGTACCATCTGCTTCCGTTTCTTGTTGGATTTGAAGTGGTACCTGAACTATTTACTCCTATGTTATGCACCGTCCATATAGAACCATTCCTCATCTGTGCCATAAATAATTTGTCATCCAAAGCATCCAATCTTCCGTTTTCTCCGCCTGTATTTCCTAAGTGAGGGACCTTCAATGGCTTTGAAGTCGTTGGTACCGTTACCGGAATGTTAGGAGAAAGGGACGGAGTTCCTCCCGGATTCAAAACTCTTCTTATCATAAGCGTTCCGAAACTTCCTTTATCCACTCCTATGAAATAGCCTTCAGTAGCATTGGGATCAGGATTATCGACTCCTTGCGGAGTAAATGGTCCTGAATTATTTATTATTAATCCTCCAAGGTCTGTTATTACCATTGGACCTGTTCCCTGAATAGATGACTTCTTTATTACCAGAGCATTAGAATTTACAAACTCGTCAGTTGATAAATCATATAAATTTCCGCCGATATAAAGCGCGTTTGCATCGAGTCCCAAAGTCGGATAATCTAAAAATGCTTTTGACTGCTGATAAAAGAAAAATCTGAAAACTGTACTTGAAGTTATAATGCTGTCAGGGCTAACTGCAAGCAGAACTCTGTTTGCAAGCGGTTGCGGAACATCTATCATCAATAAGTACCACTTCTTTGTTAGTCTGTCATATCTTATTCTCGGGTCGGTTGTATATGTTCCGGGAGAATTGGTCATTATTCCGGCAAAAAAATTATTAGTAGTTGTATTTATTGCTCCGTCAACTAAACCGGTTGATTTTGAAAATGATACTATTCTTCCGTTAACGTGAATTATGTATTGCGCAGGTCCCACTTCTCCCATAACATCCGGGGGATAATAGCCTGAGGGATTTGTTCCTGATAAACTTACTCCGTTGAAATTTATACCAAGTGTTTGAGGTGAATCATTATTTGTAGATTTATGATTGTGAGAATTTGGAGTGCGTTCAGGATATTGTGAGATTTCTTTTGAGTCCGGATTCTGCGGTAAGTTGTCTCTATCTGAATATTCTTTTTCTCTCTCTTGTTTAGGAATTTGCAGCGATTTTAATGGTCCAAATTTTTTTTCGCGTTCCATTATTTCGGAGAGCGGAACTTCAAATGCCATGTTGCCGTCATTTGAACGTCTGACATCTTTTAAATATTCTGTGTTGGAATAAACAACTGAGTCTCCGGCTGCATATAATTTTGTCTTAGTTACTTCATTACGGTTAATGGTTACCAGGTAACAATAATACGTTAAAGAAAGAAAAATGAATATTGCTAAGGTTAACCCGTATCGCTTCATTGTGATTTTATCAGGTCAAAAGATACTTAATTATTGAGTTATTCTAAATGTAATATAGGGGAAGTTATGCAGGATGGGTATAAAAAAAGCAGCCCCGAAAAATTCAGAGCTGCTTTGTATGAAACTAAGTTATGTGTAAATTTATTTTACTAACATCATTTTCTTTACTGAGCTGTAAGTTTTACCGTTATCAGTTAAAGCGCTGATTGAGTAAAAATACAATCCGCTTGAAAGTCTGCTTGCATTAAATGAAGCTGAATAATATCCTGCTGTTTTATAATCATTCATTACATTAGCAACTTCTTTACCTGAAATGTCATAAATCTTTATTGAGACTTTTGCATTTTCCGGTAAATCAAAATCTATCTTAGTCGAAGGATTAAATGGATTTGGATAGTTTTGAGCTAATACAAATTTAGATGGGATACCAACCTGTACTTCAGTGTTTAAATCATAATATTTGAAGTTACCGTTGTAATCTATCTGCTTTAATCTGTAGTTATATTTTCCGGATTCTAATTTTGTATCATTATATGAATAATCAACCTGTGAATTGGAATTACCTCTTCCCTGAACAAAACCGATTTTCTTCCAGTTATTATCTGATAACAGTTTTCTTTCAATATCAAATCCTGAGTTGTTTTGTTCGTTAGATGTTGACCATTTTAAGTTAACATCGTTCTTATTCACAGAGGAAGTAAAAGATGATAACTCGACCGGTAATACAACGAATATTGTAGCAGATGAAGTCTGTCCATCAGGATTTGTAACAGTTACAAGTCTTGTTGTATTTTGTGTAGCTCCCGTAGTGGTAACTACTAAGTTAATTGTAGTTGCATTTACATAGGTTGCAGAGTTTACCACAACTCCGCCATCGATTGCAACACTTAAGTGATTTGCAAATGTTGAACCGGGATCAAAAAATCCCGAGCCGCTGGCAGACGTTCCCGTTAAGGTTACTGCTATATTTGAACCTATCGGAACACTTGACGGACTGATTGAAGACGGAGTTGCAGGCGGCGGAGCTTTTAGCTGAGCTACGAAGCAACCATAGTTATTATTGCTCGGGTTTGATTCGTTAATTGCCCAAAAAGTCATATCGTCATTCGGGTCAACTCTAATGCATGAGTAATCACCCCATCTTCTTCCACCTGAACCACCGGGATCGCCGCTTGGGTTATAAGCAAATGAAGAATTAGTTGAAATTATCAACGGAGTCTGCATAGTTCCGGCTGCATCTGATGAAAGTCTGCCAACGCTTCCCATGTTAATTCTTGAACTTGCTCCTGCAAAGCAAAAAGAAATTGCCGCATGATTCTGTCCTGATGAAGCTATAGTAGGAATCCAGTAATTATTTACACTGGCAGTATTATCAAATACAGTGCCTGACTGTGTAAGAGTTGGAGTTGTTGTTAAATTTGAAATCTGATACCATCTTGCTCCGTTTCTGGTTGCTGATGTAGAAACACCTGAACTATTTACGCCTACGTTGTGAGTCGTCCATAAAGTACCGTTTCTCATCTGCGCCATAAATAATCTGTCGTCAAGAGCATCCAGTCTTCCGTTCGTTCCACCTGTATTTCCTGAATGGTTTACCACTAACGGAGATGCAGTTGTTGATACTGTCAATGTTAAATTTCCTGAGATAGTAGGAGTTCCTCCCGGAGTTGAAACTCTTCTAATCTGTAATGTGCCAAAAGTTGCATTATCTACACCAATGAAATATCCTTCAGTTGCATTCGGATCAGGATTATCAACACCCTGAGGAGTATAAGGACCGGCACCTGAGGCACTTGGAAGTAAATTGCCGAGATTGGTTGTAACCATAGGGCCGGCACCTTGAATAGAGGATTTTCTTATTACAAGCGCATTTGTATTTGAAAATGCTCCGGCAAATGTAAATAAATTACCGCCGATATATAGAGCATTAGCATCTATTCCTAATGTAGGATAATCTAAAAATGTGCCTGAATGCTGATAGAAAAAGAATTTAAAAATAGTTGAAACTTTGATTGTACTATCAGGACTGACGCCCACTAATACTCTGTTTGCAATAGCGCCTGTTCCTGCAGGTACATCAATAATTATAAAGTACCATTTTTTTGAAAGTCTGTCATATCTTACTCTTGGATCAGATGTAAATGTACCTGAGTTGGAAGACATAACACTGGCAAAGAAATTGTCTGGAGTAGTATTAATAACTCCGTCAGCAACGCCTGTTGTTTTGTTATAAGAAATGAATTGTCCGTTTACACCTACAATATATTGTGTAGGACCTACATCTCCCATTACATCAGGAGGAAATGGACCTGAACTTCCGCCGCCGGTTGAACCGTTAAAAGTTATTCCTGCTGTTTGGGGAGCATCCGTCTGGTTAGTTTGAACGTTTTGATTTCTTGAATCACTAGGAGGATATTGAGAAGTTTTTGGTGAATTAGGATTTTGCGGTAAATTACTTCTGTCTGGTCCTTCTCTTTCTTCAATCTTTTTATTGATTCTTTGGGATTTTAATAGTCCGTATTTTTGCTCTCTAGCCATTATTTCAGAGAGAGGAACTTCAAAAGCCATTGCTCCGTCGTGGGAAACTCTGACATCTTTCAGATACTCAGTATTTGATGCTACTGAATCGGAAGATATTGATAAGCCATTCTTCGATACTTCATTATCCGGGGTCGTAAATTTGTAGATAAGGCAAGCTATTGCTAAAAGAACGGGTACAATTAAGTACAGCCTGGGGTTTTTCATAAATAGTTTTTTCATTCGGTCGAGAGAATGGTTTAAGGGGCATTCTATCGAATGAACGACTGAGGTTTAGTGAATCAAAAAGGAATATACCTTATTTTTCGGCGAATTTAAATGGATTACGTGGGGAGTAATTTTGCGATTTGTGAGAGATAAAAAATACAGCCCCGATTGAAACGGGGCTGTTGTATTCAAAAATTTCTATTATTTCATTAATATCATTCTTCTGGTATCTGAGAATGAGGCTGATTCTATTTTATAGAAGTAGACTCCGCTGGCAAATTCTGAAGCCTTGAATTCTGTCTCGTAGCTTCCTGCTGCAAAGTTACCGCTTAATAATTCGCTTACAAGCATACCTGTGCTGTTATATACTTTCAACGATACAAATTCAGATTTTGGAATATTAAATCTTATTTTTGTTGTAGGATTGAAAGGATTCGGGTAATTATTAAATAGCTTAAATTCTTTTGGAATCTCAGAACTTATTAAATTTACACCAACCAGCAATGTGGAGAAGCTCCAAGGTGATGAGAATGAACCTGTTCCGCTCGCATTAGTTGCGCTTACTCTCCAGAAATATGTCAATCCGTTTCCTAATTTTCCTGCCGGAACTGTGTATTGAGTAGTGGCACCGGAAACACTTCCCGAATCAGTAATAACTGCAAAATTTGAAATAGTTGAAATCTGAATGTGGAAAGCTGTCGCTCCGGCAATTGCCTGCCAAGTCAATGTAGGCGTAAGTGATTGTCCATTAGCTCCGTTTGACGGTGAAACCAAAGTTGGTGTAGGAGGAGGAGTAACAGTTGTTGAGAAATTAAATACTGTTGAAAATGCACTAGTACCTACAGCATTGCTTGCACTTACTCTCCAGAAATACGCAGAAGCATTTTGTAACTTTCCAACAGGAACGCTATACGAATTTGTAAACACTGTAGCAGAATCTGTTATCACTCCAAAATTTGAAATTGTAGATATCTGAACTTTATATGACGATGCGCCATTAACTGCATTCCATCCCAATGTAGGAGTTACGGAAACATTAGAAGAATTATTAGCAGGAGTAGTTAATACCGGGGCGGTCGGTGCTGAAAGTCCGCCTGTAGTAGTTTTTAAAACTACACCGTTATCTCCTACTACCCATCCGGTAGTAGTATTTACCATAGAAACACCATTCAGATTTGAGTTTGTACCTGAAGTTTGTGTTGACCATGTATTACCGCTGGTAGCAGTATAATTTATTCTTCCCTGCTGTCCTGTTGCCCAGCCTGTGCTTGGGTTTAAAAAGTTTACCGAAGTAATATTTGCAGTTACTGTACCAAGTGATTGTGTAGTCCAATTTGTACCGCCATTTAGTGTATTCAGCATAGTTCCTGCTGCTCCGCAAACCCATCCTAAAGTAGTTGATACAAATGAAACCGAATTCAATGTACCGGTCACACCAGATGTCAAAGCAGTCCAGTTAGTTCCACCGTTAGTTGTTTTTCTTATTGTTCCTGTAGCTCCCGTAACATAACCTTCCAAATCAGTTGTAAAAAATGCAGATGTAAGATTTACAGTTGTACCGCTTGTTAATGCAGTCCAGTTAGCACCGCCATTAGTTGTTTTAAGAATAGTACCTGCTGCACCTACAGCGTAACCTATTAATGCGCTCGGAAAATTTACATGAGTTAAGTTTGTACCGGTTGTTTGGCTGGTCCAGGTTTCACCTGCATTGGTTGACAATAAGATAATACCAAACTGACCTACAGCAACAGCATTAGTTGCCGAAGCAAATCGAACACATGTTAATGCATTTG
This region of Bacteroidota bacterium genomic DNA includes:
- a CDS encoding tryptophanase, yielding MKTIIEPFKIKSVEKIHFTTKEEREVILKEAYFNPFLIKADDVIIDLLTDSGTSAMSSLQWAGIMDGDESYAGSKSYYRFKDTVKKIFGFDYVIPVHQGRAAERILFSILLDDHSKKKYILNNNHFDTTRANIEFNLGEAIDLNIEEGKHPSLIHPFKGNIDLKKLEEKITEVGAENIPMVMITITDNTNGGQPVSMENIRETKKICVKHNIPFFLDACRFAENAYFIQQREEGYKDKSIEEIVEETFSYADGCTMSAKKDAFANIGGFLAMNDKSLYEKCKNLLIITEGFETYGGLAGRDLEAIAQGLKEIMDEDYLHYRIRSVEYIGEKLEKNGIPFIKPTGGHAIYLDAKDFLPHIPSDKYPGQALVCALYREGGIRAVEIGSVMFGKYDKGKLIPADMELVRLAFPRRVYTQSHFDYVAEVLIEISKTKDKLKGLKITEEPEFLRHFTAKFEEC
- the rmuC gene encoding DNA recombination protein RmuC, with the protein product MKNTLSYMNENVSRIEGSVKEEISRNREEFNRSSKETRDELNTSFKNFSDTTISSMREITNSQANSFDVFSKNLREKFEELTSQQRAVRDELNVSFKNFSDTTISSMREITNSQSNSFDVFSKNIREKFEELTLQQKQLSETTEKRLEKMRETVEGKLKSIQEDNASQLERMRVTVDEKLQSTLEKRLGESFKIVSERLELVHSGLGEMRNLATGVGDLKKVLSNVKTRGVFGEYQLENILEQLLTPDQYGKNVKTKTGSNDSVEFAIKMPGKDNNSGVLWLPIDAKFPTEVYQALNTAYDSGDITAIEAAQKDLASNVKKNAKYINDKYIDPPNTTDFGIMFLPFESLYAEVLRIPGLFEQIQRECKITITGPTTISALLNSLQMGFKTLAIGKRSSEVWDLLSSVKTEFGTYATLIEKTKKKLTEATNELDRVGTRSRSIERKLRDVHELPSEDPLKLISGSIDFDEEQKDDEDVA
- a CDS encoding fatty acid desaturase gives rise to the protein MIFNFVPESFWIPLAFVLITGHFTSISSSLYLHRSITHKGVVFAAPISFLMRTWLWLATGMSTKEWVACHRKHHAFPDEPEDPHSPVQKGFWSVLFGGVFHYRKAVADKEMVEKFGKGCPDDWLENNVYMKYRSWGIYILMGINILLFGFIWGPAVWLGQVLWMIFIGHVVNGIGHSLGYRNTEVDDHSTNIIPVGILIAGEELHNNHHANPASPKFSRKWYEFDMGWVYIKTLSMVGLAKVRYSTTK
- a CDS encoding KTSC domain-containing protein; the encoded protein is MLKDNPGAVLSASIADILYDEKEELLLVSYTNGKVEEFYGVIKEMYEEFRNSFFREKYFNDYIKNVYDFYFVRA
- a CDS encoding T9SS type A sorting domain-containing protein, whose translation is MKRYGLTLAIFIFLSLTYYCYLVTINRNEVTKTKLYAAGDSVVYSNTEYLKDVRRSNDGNMAFEVPLSEIMEREKKFGPLKSLQIPKQEREKEYSDRDNLPQNPDSKEISQYPERTPNSHNHKSTNNDSPQTLGINFNGVSLSGTNPSGYYPPDVMGEVGPAQYIIHVNGRIVSFSKSTGLVDGAINTTTNNFFAGIMTNSPGTYTTDPRIRYDRLTKKWYLLMIDVPQPLANRVLLAVSPDSIITSSTVFRFFFYQQSKAFLDYPTLGLDANALYIGGNLYDLSTDEFVNSNALVIKKSSIQGTGPMVITDLGGLIINNSGPFTPQGVDNPDPNATEGYFIGVDKGSFGTLMIRRVLNPGGTPSLSPNIPVTVPTTSKPLKVPHLGNTGGENGRLDALDDKLFMAQMRNGSIWTVHNIGVNSSGTTSNPTRNGSRWYQVSNLNSTPALIQSGTVFDNSTNAANYWLPTIATSGQGHSAMVYCIAGANTRINMGSVGRLSSDALGTMQTPFTITNNTSFAYNPPADPGTAGSRRWGDYSCIRVDPNDDMTFWAIHQWCNGENNYGVYVAELKAPPPATPYEISPPNVSIGSNISVNLIGKSINGSGFFDPGSGFTNHLKVAIDGVIVNSVSYINDTTINLNVNTEGAVRNSTRLVTVTNPDGQISSASIFKIVPSGTPDKFVLWQNYPNPFNPTTKIDFDLPENANVSIKIYDISGKQVAEVLNENKQAGYYSYPFIANGLSSGLYFYSIKAVTENGTIYISVKKMMLIK
- a CDS encoding T9SS type A sorting domain-containing protein, which encodes MKKLFMKNPRLYLIVPVLLAIACLIYKFTTPDNEVSKNGLSISSDSVASNTEYLKDVRVSHDGAMAFEVPLSEIMAREQKYGLLKSQRINKKIEEREGPDRSNLPQNPNSPKTSQYPPSDSRNQNVQTNQTDAPQTAGITFNGSTGGGSSGPFPPDVMGDVGPTQYIVGVNGQFISYNKTTGVADGVINTTPDNFFASVMSSNSGTFTSDPRVRYDRLSKKWYFIIIDVPAGTGAIANRVLVGVSPDSTIKVSTIFKFFFYQHSGTFLDYPTLGIDANALYIGGNLFTFAGAFSNTNALVIRKSSIQGAGPMVTTNLGNLLPSASGAGPYTPQGVDNPDPNATEGYFIGVDNATFGTLQIRRVSTPGGTPTISGNLTLTVSTTASPLVVNHSGNTGGTNGRLDALDDRLFMAQMRNGTLWTTHNVGVNSSGVSTSATRNGARWYQISNLTTTPTLTQSGTVFDNTASVNNYWIPTIASSGQNHAAISFCFAGASSRINMGSVGRLSSDAAGTMQTPLIISTNSSFAYNPSGDPGGSGGRRWGDYSCIRVDPNDDMTFWAINESNPSNNNYGCFVAQLKAPPPATPSSISPSSVPIGSNIAVTLTGTSASGSGFFDPGSTFANHLSVAIDGGVVVNSATYVNATTINLVVTTTGATQNTTRLVTVTNPDGQTSSATIFVVLPVELSSFTSSVNKNDVNLKWSTSNEQNNSGFDIERKLLSDNNWKKIGFVQGRGNSNSQVDYSYNDTKLESGKYNYRLKQIDYNGNFKYYDLNTEVQVGIPSKFVLAQNYPNPFNPSTKIDFDLPENAKVSIKIYDISGKEVANVMNDYKTAGYYSASFNASRLSSGLYFYSISALTDNGKTYSSVKKMMLVK
- a CDS encoding T9SS type A sorting domain-containing protein, with translation MKKLLLILAVVSFLFSDLAYSQGWVAQTSGVGAVSLSSVNFLSATTGLAVGSNGTIIKTTNGGTNWVTKTSLTANALTCVRFASATNAVAVGQFGIILLSTNAGETWTSQTTGTNLTHVNFPSALIGYAVGAAGTILKTTNGGANWTALTSGTTVNLTSAFFTTDLEGYVTGATGTIRKTTNGGTNWTALTSGVTGTLNSVSFVSTTLGWVCGAAGTMLNTLNGGTNWTTQSLGTVTANITSVNFLNPSTGWATGQQGRINYTATSGNTWSTQTSGTNSNLNGVSMVNTTTGWVVGDNGVVLKTTTGGLSAPTAPVLTTPANNSSNVSVTPTLGWNAVNGASSYKVQISTISNFGVITDSATVFTNSYSVPVGKLQNASAYFWRVSASNAVGTSAFSTVFNFSTTVTPPPTPTLVSPSNGANGQSLTPTLTWQAIAGATAFHIQISTISNFAVITDSGSVSGATTQYTVPAGKLGNGLTYFWRVSATNASGTGSFSSPWSFSTLLVGVNLISSEIPKEFKLFNNYPNPFNPTTKIRFNIPKSEFVSLKVYNSTGMLVSELLSGNFAAGSYETEFKASEFASGVYFYKIESASFSDTRRMILMK